One Synechococcus sp. JA-2-3B'a(2-13) genomic window carries:
- a CDS encoding DUF2256 domain-containing protein, with translation MPRQRKKSDLPSKICLTCQRPFTWRKKWADCWSEVKYCSERCRNHRPKGSLPASRQDGWDG, from the coding sequence ATGCCACGCCAACGGAAGAAATCGGATTTGCCCAGCAAAATTTGTCTCACCTGTCAGCGACCCTTCACCTGGCGCAAAAAGTGGGCCGACTGTTGGTCGGAGGTGAAATACTGTTCTGAGCGGTGTCGCAATCATCGCCCCAAGGGATCCCTGCCTGCTTCCCGGCAAGACGGTTGGGACGGATAA